Genomic window (bacterium):
GCCTGATGGAACAGCAGAACGCCCGCATCGTCGCCACCGCCCTGCACGCCCCGGACCGGGTGGTGCCGAACGCGTGGTTCGACGCCCACCTGGGCGAGGACGTCAGCACCTGGCTCGAGGAGAACCTCACCATCCGCGAGCGGCGCTGGTGCGCCGATGACGAGAGCACGGCCGACCTGGTCACCGCCTGTGCCGGCTTCGTCACGGCCCTGGACATGGGCGCCAGCGACTTCAACCGCTACTGCTACGCCGTGGCCGAGAACGTCGAGGCCATGCTCGACGGCCCCGTGCTCGACCGCCTGGGCGAGATCCGGCAGCCGACCCTGGTCCTGGCCGGCGAGAACGACAACCTGATCCCCAACCGCTTCCTGCACGGCGGCCACACTCGCGACGTGTTCACGCCGGGCGTGGCGGCGATGCCGGACGCCGAGCTCGTCATGTTCGCGAAGTGCGGGCACTTCGTGCAGTTCGAGAAGGCGGACGAGACGAATGCGGCGGTGAAGGGGTTCCTGGGGCGGTAGGTGGGGTTCCGACCTAGCGAAGAAAAGAGGCGCTCCCGTCGGGGCGCCTCTTTTTCGTCCCCCGCGCGATCCGGGGTATGCGTGCTTCCGGGACTAGCGGAACAGGGCCTTTACGCCGCCCCAGCTCGCGGCCGACGTCGCGACCGGCTGGTTGGAAACCTCCAACGTGAACGCCGCGGAAAGCGAACCCGCGGCCTTCGCCGGGCCGAAGATGCCGACGAGGTGGCTGACCTGGAACAGGTACTCGTGGCCGGCCACGAGGACGTCATCGAGCACGAAGTGCCCGGGCCCGGCCACGTCGAGGCCGCCCTCGTTGGTGGTCAGATCGAAGAAGAACAGCTCGCCGCCGTCGAGGGTCACGTCGAGGGACATGAAGGACGTCTCGGATACCGTGAACCGGATTCCCGTCAAGGCCAGGGCTTCCAGTTGGCCGTTGAGGCTCCCGGACGTATCGGACACTTCAGACAGGTAGCTTCCGCTTACGGACAGGTCGGCGCCGGCGACGACGACCGAGGACTCGTGGATCGACCTCGCGTGGAGATCACCCACATCGATGGCCAGGTCCTGGGAGTAGGGGCCCGACAGGTCGGACCGGTGATCGATGAACTGCGAATCCACCCCGCCGAGATCGAAATAGCGCACTTCCGTCCGGCGGTCCAGGAAGTCGATCGAGATGTCGGCGAAGGCGAATCCGCCGAGGAGCAGGAGGAACAGGGTCGCGAGCAAGGAACAACGTTTCATGACAACATCCCCTTCGTTGTCCGGCGGCCCCCCATGGACCGCCCCGAGTCCATGACGGTAGGGACTCGCCGGGCGAGAATCAACCCCGGCCCCGGCGCTCTCCGCCGGACGGGTCGGGATCTCAACACGAGGGGTCACGCCGAACCAGCCCGGATGGCCGCATCTCGAGTTGAGGACCTTACGCAAGGCCGCGGGCCTCTATGGTGTGTCGCCCCGCCCCGCCAACCACCGCGCCCGCGTTTGCCCCCGCACATCGGCCAGATACGCCTCCGTCGGCTCCCCGCTCGACGCGTTCCCCTCGAGCACCGCGTGGATGTGCTTCACCAGCACCTGCCCGACCGCGTGCAGGGCGTCGTGGCGGTCCAGCCCCTCGGCCTGCAGGCGCGCCATGGCCTCCTGCACTTCGACCACGCCCGTCAGCAACTGGTTCTCGATCACCACGTGGATCACGGCGTGGAGTTGTGCGGCGGGCAGGTCGATGCCCGCTTCGGCGTGGTGGTGCCTGACCAGGGCGATGCGGGCGTCCTCGTCGAGGGCGAACCACGCGCGGGAGGTCGGGGCGACCAGGGGGTCGTAACGGTCCATGGGGCGACGCCTTTCGCGGAGATCGGGGGCTCAGGGCCCATTCTACCCCCGAATTCCCACGCCGACGAGGGCCGATCGCAGCCGCCAATTCCCTTGACCCGCTCCCGACCGCCGCCCCATCTTTGTCCGGCCCCCGCATGAACCCCGGCGCGCGTCCGCGCCCGAACCAAGGAGCCCCGATGCGACTTCCGAAGATCCTGCTGAACGCGCTGCTGGCGCTGTGCCTGCTGCTGCCCGCGGCCGCCGCCCTCGGCGCCGACGAAGACCCCTACCTGTGGCTCGAGGAAGTCGACGGCGAGAAGGCCCTCGCCTGGGTTACCGAGCGCAGCGCGGCCGACCAGGCCGAGCTCGAGGCCGTGCCCGAGTTCGCGCCCATCCACGAGAAGCTGCAGGAGATCTTCACCTCCAACGACCGCATCCCGTACCCCAGCGTGCAGGGCGACTACCTCTACAACTTCTGGCAGGACGCCGAGCACGTGCGGGGCATCTGGCGCCGCACGACCCTGGCCAGCTACCTGTCCGACGCCACCGAGTGGGAGACGGTGATCGACGTCGACGCCCTGGCCGAGGCCGACGGCGAGAACTGGGTTTGGAAGGGCGCGCAGGGCCTGTACCCCGACTACGACCTCTACCTGGTGAACCTGTCGCGGGGCGGCGGCGACGCCACGGTGGTGCGCGAGTTCGACGCCCGCACCAAGGAGTTCGTGAAGGGCGGCTTCGAACTGGCCGAGGCCAAGAGCCAGATCGGCTGGCGCGACGAGAACGCGGTCTGGGTGGGCACCGATTTCGGCGAGGGCAGCCTGACCGAATCCGGCTACCCGCGCATCGCCAAGCTGTGGCTGCGGGGCACCGACCTCGCCGAGGCCAAGACCGTGTTCGAGGGCAAGACGACCGACGTGTCGGCCGGGGTCTACACGATCCACACGCCCGATGGCGACTACGACATGGCCTACCAGACGCCGGAATTCTTCCGCGGCAGCTACTTCCTCATGCGCGATGGCAAGCCCGTCGCCCTGCCGATTCCCGAGGACGCCGACCCCCAGGGCATCTTCAAGGGCCAGTTCATGTTGAAGCTGCGCACGCCGTGGCGGCCGGCCGCGGACGAGTTTCCCGCCGACGCCCTGCTGTCGATCGACCTGGAGAAGTTCCTCGCCGGCGACCGCGACTTCGAGGTCCTGTTCACGCCCGAGGCGCGCGTCTCGCTGGGCCGGGTCGCCAACACCGCGAACATGCTCCTGCTGAGCACCCTCGACAACGTGGCCAGCCGCATCTACAAGCTGACCCGCGAGGGCGGCGCCTGGCAGCGCAACGAGATCGCCCTGCCCGGTCTCGGCACCGCCGGCATGCTCGGCATGAGCGACTCGAGCGACGACTTCTTCTTCACCTACACCGACTTCCTCACCCCGTCGAGCCTCTACTACGTGGCCGCGAACGAGGCGCCGGTCCAGGCCAAGTCGTCGCCCGAGTGGTTCGACGCCACCGGCATGGAGGTCGTCCAGTACGAGGCCACGGCCAAGGACGGCGTGAAGATCCCCTACTTCCTCTTCACGCCCAAGGGCTACGAGGCCAACG
Coding sequences:
- a CDS encoding S9 family peptidase → MRLPKILLNALLALCLLLPAAAALGADEDPYLWLEEVDGEKALAWVTERSAADQAELEAVPEFAPIHEKLQEIFTSNDRIPYPSVQGDYLYNFWQDAEHVRGIWRRTTLASYLSDATEWETVIDVDALAEADGENWVWKGAQGLYPDYDLYLVNLSRGGGDATVVREFDARTKEFVKGGFELAEAKSQIGWRDENAVWVGTDFGEGSLTESGYPRIAKLWLRGTDLAEAKTVFEGKTTDVSAGVYTIHTPDGDYDMAYQTPEFFRGSYFLMRDGKPVALPIPEDADPQGIFKGQFMLKLRTPWRPAADEFPADALLSIDLEKFLAGDRDFEVLFTPEARVSLGRVANTANMLLLSTLDNVASRIYKLTREGGAWQRNEIALPGLGTAGMLGMSDSSDDFFFTYTDFLTPSSLYYVAANEAPVQAKSSPEWFDATGMEVVQYEATAKDGVKIPYFLFTPKGYEANGKNPTLLYGYGGFEVSMRPSYSATVGTSWVERGGVYALANIRGGGEFGPDWHKAAMQENHQTNFSDFIAVAEDLIARKVTSPQKLGIAGGSQGGLLVGGTFVQRPDLFEAVVCQVPLLDMKRFNKLLAGASWMAEYGNPDTDDWDNYMKSWSPYQNVKKDVDYPKVFFFTSTRDDRVHPGHARKMVAKMTDYGHPVYYFENTEGGHAGAANLNQRAYMWALTYAYLWKMLK